The Daucus carota subsp. sativus chromosome 2, DH1 v3.0, whole genome shotgun sequence genome includes a window with the following:
- the LOC108208144 gene encoding probable DEAD-box ATP-dependent RNA helicase 48 — protein sequence MIRKEFIERSLVGIEEKSIEQESIMSEKRFDEFDTSPLTVEPITSARYIQMTKVQEATIAACLKFAACLKANNCNTTGSRAWKFAKNCN from the exons atgattagGAAGGAATTTATCGAGAGGAGTTTGGTAGGGATTGAGGAGAAAAGTATTGAGCAAGAATCTATTATGAGTGAGAAAAG GTTTGATGAATTTGATACTTCTCCATTAACGGTAGAGCCTATTACTTCAGCTAGATATATTCAAATGACCAAGGTGCAAGAGGCAACAATTGCTGCTTGCCTTAAATTTGCTGCTTGCCTTAAAG CTAATAATTGCAACACAACCGGATCCAGAGCATGGAAATTCGCCAAAAATTGTAACTGA
- the LOC108208679 gene encoding ATP-dependent helicase BRM, whose amino-acid sequence MQPGGGHGRNTAASASASPSSSSSGFDPIQQQQQQLQQRQQQELQQRQSFHQQLLRKPDGNEAMLAFQGGLHGVLGGNYGSNSGPMQHPVQSRKFTDLGQQHGSPHSREEAQTRSQGFDQQVLNPVQQAYLQYHSAQQKSALGMQSQHLGMVGHSGKDHSLQMGNMKIPDLMSVQATQAPSLLSNKQSEHFVRGEKLTEEQQQISDQRSDSKQPVVQTSLGQLMPGNMMRPMQTPQSQQNLQNMGNSQLAMAAQMQAMQALALERNIDLSVPANANLMAQLLPLMQSRMVAQHKANESNMGAQSSLIPMTKQQVTSPQVANESSPRGNSSSDLSGHSASGKAMRQAGQPGLFGASSPSLVHNSNNPAQPFSGRGSDNQLSSRQPTMVNNASMHPPHTSVNLNQGGDHSAPGKSKLPGPEAMQIQYNKPIRRSSPLSTAPSSEGKSVNPASSQGGSLPHLQQPLGFTKQQSHVLKAQILAFRRLKKGDGTLPRELLQAIAPPPLENHMLQMPHPGATDTSAGKNTDAEDMRHIGFSEKDLHTGSSTAGLTSLKREVVAGDEKTISSRQIVPAVSKEPSSSVPSREEEHQTLFSAKIEEGEEHGISEDTITRSDMHVNKGKAVAIPAPLPETGQLKKPVQASTPQPKDAGTARKYHGPLFDFPFFTRKHDSFGSSAISNNNNNMTLAYDLKDLLFEEGKEVLNRKRTENIKKIGDILAVNLERKRIRPDLVLRLQIEEKKLKLLDVQARLRDEVDQHQQDIMAMPDRPYRKFVRLCERQRADLSRKVQASQKAIREKQLKSIFQWRKKLLEAHWAIRDARTARNRGVAKYHERMLKEFSKRKDDDRSKRMEALKNNDVERYREMLLEQQTSIPGDGAERYAVLSSFLSQTEEYLHKLGSKITATKSQQEVEEAANAAAAAARAQGLSEEEVRAAAACAGEEVTIRNRFSEMNAPKDSSSVNKYYNLAHAVNERVFRQPSMLRAGTLRDYQIVGLQWMLSLYNNKLNGILADEMGLGKTVQVMALIAYLMEFKGNYGPHLIIVPNAVLVNWKSELHNWLPSVSCIYYVGQKDQRIKLFSQEVCAMKFNVLVTTYEFVMYDRTKLSKVDWKYIIIDEAQRMKDRESVLARDLDKYRCQRRLLLTGTPLQNDLKELWSLLNLLLPEVFDNRKAFHDWFSKPFQREGLPQNVEDDWLETEKKVIIIHRLHQILEPFMLRRRVEDVEGSLPPKVSIILRCRMSAIQGAIYDWIKATGTLRVDPEDEKLMSQKKPMYQTKVYRTLANRCMELRKTCNHPLLNYPYFNDFSKDFLVRSCGKLFVLDRILIKLQRTGHRVLLFSTMTKLLDILEEYLQWRRLVYRRIDGSTSLEDRESAIVDFNSPDTDCFIFLLSIRAAGRGLNLQTADTVVIYDPDPNPKNEEQAVARAHRIGQQREVKVIYLEAVVDKISSHQKEDEYRSGGTVDSEDDLAGKDRYMGSIEGLIRNNIQQYKIDMADEVINAGRFDQRTTHEERRLTLESMLHDEERYQETVHDVPSLQEVNRMIARSEEEVELFDQMDEEFDWEEDMTRYDQVPKWLRASSKEVNDTIAKKSSKKSALFGGNIGAESNELEKKRGRTKGKKFPVYTELDDEIDDFSEASSEERNGYSGNEEGEIGDMEDDEFVADAPADNDNQPDDGTLAAEVYEDPRPSESHRPSHMPEEAGSSGSSSGSRRLIQMVSPSISAQKFGSLSALDARPGSVPNRLPNDLEEGEIALSGDSLMDRQHSGSWNQDRDEGEDEQVLQPKIKRKRSIRIRPRFATEKPEEKSIEKLSLRRGDSSQVPSQIDHKYESRVKNERDQKLIVEPHSQKLEKIDPSLKTKRGSHSRKNSNSGKVHVSQKPGKVNVLSAPSEDAIEHSRESWDKKAMHKAGNSIDNKMSDGIQHKCKNVINKFQRRIDREGHQIVPLLTELWKKSETTGYMGGSSQLDIRKIYQRLENFDYNGVMELCSDVQLMLKSAIQYYGFSHEVRTEARKVHDLFFDLLKVTIPEIDFREARGAVSFSGHAASSSAPPSRQILAGQGKRQKQTIEADPDHNHSQKSLSRASHTNEDSRTRSHIPQRETRFGSSNSNKESGQHEDSRLFAHPGELVICKKKRKDREKSVIKSGNGSAGPVSPASVGRIRSPGSGSVSKDARLTQQAPPQQGWTNSPQQANDSRSGGIGWANPVKRMRTDTGKRRPSQL is encoded by the exons ATGCAACCGGGCGGAGGACATGGACGGAACACGGCGGCATCTGCTTCCGCGTCGCCGTCGTCTTCGTCATCGGGATTTGATCCAATtcagcaacagcagcagcaatTGCAGCAGAGACAACAGCAGGAATTGCAGCAGAGACAG TCATTCCATCAGCAGTTACTCAGGAAGCCTGATGGAAATGAAGCCATGTTAGCATTCCAGGGTGGACTCCATGGAGTATTGGGGGGGAACTATGGGTCAAATTCTGGCCCCATGCAGCATCCTGTACAATCTAGAAAATTCACAGATTTAGGGCAACAGCATGGTTCTCCGCATAGTAGGGAGGAAGCTCAAACTAGGAGTCAGGGCTTTGATCAACAAGTGCTGAACCCAGTACAGCAGGCCTACTTGCAATATCATTCGGCACAACAGAAGTCTGCTCTGGGAATGCAGTCTCAGCACCTAGGCATGGTTGGGCATTCTGGAAAGGACCATAGCTTGCAGATGGGAAATATGAAAATACCGGATCTCATGTCTGTTCAAGCTACACAGGCTCCGTCATTGCTGTCAAACAAGCAATCAGAGCATTTTGTTCGTGGAGAGAAGCTAAccgaagaacagcaacagatcTCTGATCAAAGGAGTGATTCAAAGCAACCTGTTGTGCAAACTTCCCTCGGACAATTGATGCCTGGGAATATGATGAGGCCTATGCAGACACCACAATCTCAACAAAACCTCCAAAATATGGGTAACAGCCAGCTGGCAATGGCTGCACAGATGCAGGCTATGCAGGCATTGGCCCTTGAACGTAATATCGATTTGTCAGTTCCTGCAAATGCAAATTTGATGGCACAACTTCTTCCACTCATGCAGTCCAGAATGGTTGCACAGCATAAGGCAAATGAATCCAATATGGGTGCACAATCGTCATTAATCCCGATGACAAAGCAGCAGGTGACATCCCCACAAGTTGCCAATGAAAGTTCTCCCCGTGGTAACTCTTCTAGTGATCTGTCAGGACATTCCGCTTCGGGTAAGGCGATGAGACAGGCAGGTCAACCTGGCCTGTTTGGTGCATCTTCTCCGTCCCTGGTTCACAACAGCAACAATCCAGCACAGCCATTTTCTGGTCGTGGCAGTGATAATCAACTGTCTTCAAGACAACCTACCATGGTAAATAATGCTTCCATGCATCCTCCGCATACATCTGTAAATCTGAACCAAGGTGGAGATCATTCAGCACCTGGGAAAAGCAAATTACCTGGTCCAGAAGCTATGCAGATACAGTATAATAAACCTATCCGCCGATCTTCCCCACTATCTACAGCTCCATCGAGTGAAGGGAAATCTGTAAATCCTGCATCATCTCAGGGTGGATCACTCCCTCATTTGCAACAACCCTTAGGATTTACTAAACAGCAATCACATGTTCTTAAAGCCCAAATACTGGCTTTTAGGCGTCTGAAG AAAGGAGATGGAACCCTTCCCCGTGAATTACTGCAGGCTATTGCTCCCCCACCTCTGGAGAATCATATGTTGCAGATGCCACATCCTGGGGCAACAGATACATCTGCTGGTAAAAATACAGATGCAGAAGATATGAGGCATATTGGATTCAGTGAGAAAGATCTACACACTGGTTCATCAACTGCTGGACTTACTAGTTTGAAAAGGGAAGTAGTTGCAGGAGACGAAAAAACAATTTCTTCAAGACAAATTGTACCAGCTGTCTCGAAGGAGCCATCATCATCAGTTCCTTCTCGAGAAGAAGAGCATCAAACTCTCTTTTCTGCCAAAATAGAAGAGGGAGAAGAACATGGGATTTCAGAAGATACTATTACAAGAAGCGATATGCATGTGAATAAGGGTAAGGCTGTTGCTATACCAGCTCCTCTGCCCGAGACAGGTCAACTGAAGAAACCCGTGCAAGCAAGCACCCCTCAACCTAAAGACGCTGGGACTGCTAGAAAGTATCATGGGCCACTCTTTGATTTTCCCTTCTTTACCCGGAAACATGACTCCTTTGGATCATCAGCAATATCGAACAACAATAACAATATGACCTTGGCATATGATTTGAAGGATCTTCTTTTTGAGGAAGGCAAGGAGGTTCTTAACCGGAAGAGGacagaaaatatcaaaaaaattggtGATATACTTGCAGTAAATTTAGAAAGGAAAAGAATCAGACCTGATCTTGTTTTACGGTTGCAAATTGAAGAGAAGAAGTTGAAGCTGTTGGATGTGCAGGCGCGCTTGAGGGATGAGGTTGATCAACACCAGCAGGATATTATGGCAATGCCTGACAGGCCATATCGGAAATTTGTACGGCTATGTGAGCGTCAACGTGCAGACCTTAGCAGAAAAGTTCAAGCCTCCCAGAAAGCAATTAGGGAGAAGCAACTAAAATCAATTTTTCAGTGGCGTAAGAAGCTACTTGAGGCTCACTGGGCCATCCGTGATGCTCGAACTGCCCGTAACAGGGGAGTTGCTAAGTATCATGAGCGAATGCTGAAGGAGTTCTCAAAACGGAAGGATGATGATCGCAGTAAAAGGATGGAggctttaaaaaataatgatgttgAAAGGTATCGGGAGATGTTACTTGAGCAGCAAACTAGTATTCCTGGGGATGGTGCTGAGCGATATGCTGTCCTCTCATCATTTTTGTCCCAAACAGAAGAGTACCTTCACAAACTTGGTAGTAAAATAACTGCAACAAAGAGTCAACAGGAGGTTGAGGAAGCAGCAAACGCTGCAGCAGCAGCTGCGAGGGCTCAG GGTctatcagaagaagaagtaagAGCTGCAGCAGCTTGTGCTGGTGAGGAAGTAACAATAAGAAACCGTTTCTCTGAGATGAATGCACCAAAAGATAGCTCATCCGTGAACAA GTATTACAATCTTGCACATGCAGTTAATGAAAGAGTTTTTAGGCAGCCATCAATGCTAAGAGCTGGAACTTTAAGAGATTATCAGATT GTTGGTCTGCAATGGATGCTTTCTTTATATAACAACAAACTCAATGGAATTTTAGCAGATGAGATGGGTTTAGGGAAGACAGTACAG GTTATGGCATTGATTGCTTATCTGATGGAGTTTAAAGGAAACTATGGCCCACATCTCATTATTGTTCCCAATGCTGTGCTGGTCAACTGGAAG AGTGAGCTTCACAACTGGCTGCCATCAGTGTCTTGTATATATTATGTTGGTCAAAAAGATCAGCGTATAAAACTATTTTCACAA GAGGTGTGTGCAATGAAGTTTAATGTACTTGTCACGACCTATGAGTTTGTCATGTATGATCGTACAAAGCTCTCAAAGGTTGATTGGAAGTACATAATAATCGATGAAGCTCAACGAATGAAGGATAGGGAATCTGTTCTGGCCCGTGATCTTGATAAATACCGCTGCCAAAGGCGCTTGCTTCTTACAGGAACACCCTTGCAG AACGATCTTAAGGAGCTCTGGTCACTTTTAAATTTACTCCTTCCTGAAGTGTTTGATAATCGGAAAGCTTTTCATGATTGGTTCTCTAAACCTTTTCAACGGGAAGGTCTTCCACAGAATGTTGAAGATGATTGGCTGGAGACAGAGAAAAAGGTTATCATTATCCACAGACTTCATCAAATACTCGAGCCTTTTATGCTTAGACGTCGTGTAGAAGATGTGGAAGGTTCACTTCCTCCCAAG GTGTCAATTATATTAAGATGTAGAATGTCAGCTATTCAAGGTGCCATCTATGATTGGATCAAAGCTACTGGTACTCTACGTGTTGATCCTGAAGATGAGAAGCTGATGAGTCAGAAAAAGCCAATGTATCAAACCAAAGTATATAGAACATTAGCTAATAGGTGTATGGAGCTTCGTAAAACTTGCAATCATCCTCTACTCAATTATCCATATTTTAATGATTTCTCCAAGGACTTTCTTGTCAGATCATGTGGGAAATTGTTTGTTCTAGACAGGATCCTAATAAAGCTTCAAAGAACAGGGCACCGAGTATTGCTTTTTAGTACCATGACGAAACTCCTAGATATTTTGGAAGAATATTTACAATGGCGGAGACTTGTTTATCGCAGAATTGATGGGAGTACTAGCTTAGAAGACCGAGAATCAGCTATTGTTGACTTCAATAGTCCTGATACTGATTGCTTTATCTTCTTGCTAAGCATTCGTGCTGCTGGGAGAGGCTTGAATCTTCAGACAGCTGACACAGTCGTCATATATGATCCTGATCCGAACCCTAAGAATGAAGAGCAAGCAGTTGCCAGAGCCCATCGCATTGGACAGCAGAGAGAAGTGAAAGTAATTTATTTGGAAGCAGTGGTTGATAAAATCTCAAGCCATCAGAAAGAAGATGAATATAGGAGTGGAGGTACAGTTGATTCAGAGGATGACCTTGCAGGGAAGGATCGATATATGGGGTCTATAGAAGGTCTCATACGGAATAATATTCAACAGTATAAGATTGACATGGCTGATGAAGTCATTAATGCCGGGAGATTTGACCAGAGGACAACACATGAGGAGAGACGACTGACTTTGGAATCTATGCTACATGATGAGGAGAGATATCAAGAAACTGTGCATGATGTTCCTTCACTCCAGGAAGTAAACCGCATGATTGCAAGAAGTGAAGAAGAAGTAGAACTCTTTGATCAGATGGATGAAGAATTTGATTGGGAAGAAGATATGACTAGATATGACCAGGTTCCCAAATGGCTTCGTGCTAGTTCCAAAGAAGTGAACGATACGATTGCTAAGAAATCTTCCAAAAAGAGTGCTTTGTTTGGGGGGAACATAGGAGCAGAATCTAATGAACTTGAGAAAAAAAGAGGAAGGACTAAGGGTAAAAAGTTTCCTGTATACACAGAGCTAGATGATGAAATTGATGATTTTTCCGAAGCTAGTTCAGAAGAGAGGAATGGGTACTCGGGTAATGAAGAGGGAGAAATTGGTGATATGGAAGACGATGAATTTGTTGCTGATGCACCTGCTGACAATGACAATCAACCAGATGATGGTACACTTGCTGCTGAGGTCTATGAGGATCCCCGACCTTCAGAAAGTCATAGACCAAGTCACATGCCTGAAGAAGCAGGTTCGTCAGGGTCATCTTCAGGCAGTCGAAGATTGATTCAAATGGTGTCGCCATCTATCTCTGCTCAGAAGTTTGGCTCACTCTCTGCCTTGGATGCTAGGCCAGGTTCTGTTCCGAATAGGCTG CCGAATGActtggaagaaggagaaatcgcCCTGTCTGGAGATTCTCTTATGGACCGCCAGCATTCTGGTAGTTGGAATCAAGATCGTGATGAAGGTGAGGATGAACAGGTTCTGCAACCTAAAATAAAGCGAAAGCGAAGCATTCGGATTCGACCACGGTTTGCAACAGAGAAGCCTGAGGAGAAATCCATTGAGAAATTATCGCTACGGCGTGGTGATTCTTCTCAGGTACCATCACAGATCGATCATAAATACGAGTctcgagtaaagaatgaaagagACCAAAAATTGATTGTAGAGCCTCATTCACAAAAGCTGGAGAAAATTGATCCGTCACTGAAAACCAAGAGGGGTTCACATTCACGGAAAAATTCAAATTCTGGAAAAGTGCATGTGTCACAAAAGCCTGGAAAAGTCAATGTCTTGTCTGCTCCATCAGAGGATGCTATCGAACATTCTAGAGAAAGTTGGGATAAGAAAGCGATGCACAAAGCAGGCAACTCAATTGATAATAAGATGTCTGATGGAATTCAACACAAG TGCAAGAATGTGATAAACAAGTTCCAACGGAGAATAGACAGGGAAGGTCATCAAATAGTACCACTTCTAACAGAACTCTGGAAGAAAAGTGAAACTACTGGTTATATGGGTGGGAGCAGTCAGCTTGATATACGAAAGATCTATCAGCGGCTTGAAAACTTTGATTATAATGGAGTAATGGAGCTCtgttctgatgttcagcttatGTTAAAAAGTGCAATTCAGTATTATGGCTTCTCGCATGAG GTGCGAACAGAAGCAAGGAAGGTGCATGATCTCTTTTTCGATCTATTGAAGGTGACTATACCAGAAATAGATTTTCGAGAAGCCAGGGGTGCTGTCTCTTTCTCGGGGCATGCAGCGTCTAGTTCTGCTCCACCTTCAAGACAAATTCTTGCTGGTCAAGGAAAACGACAGAAACAAACCATTGAGGCAGACCCTGATCATAACCACTCTCAGAAGTCGCTTTCTCGTGCATCCCATACAAATGAAGACTCCCGGACTAGAAGCCACATACCTCAGAGGGAGACAAGGTTTGGAAGCAGCAATAGTAATAAGGAGTCCGGCCAGCATGAAGATTCTCGACTCTTTGCCCATCCAGGAGAGCTGGTCATTTGTAAAAAGAAGAGGAAGGACAGGGAAAAGTCTGTCATAAAGTCTGGAAATGGATCTGCCGGCCCAGTGTCACCTGCTAGTGTTGGTCGTATTAGAAGCCCAGGTTCAGGTTCAGTTTCAAAGGATGCCAGATTGACTCAGCAGGCTCCCCCGCAGCAAGGATGGACCAATTCCCCTCAACAGGCAAATGACAGTCGTAGCGGAGGTATTGGATGGGCAAATCCTGTGAAAAGAATGCGAACAGATACCGGAAAAAGGCGCCCAAGTCAATTGTAA